The following DNA comes from Candidatus Stoquefichus sp. SB1.
ATCCAGTAGCAGTCAAGATTTTGTGCAAGGTTGATAAGGTCTTTCACGCTCCCGGCGTGTTCCCCCAGCGTTACCGCCGCCGTGAATTTGTTCCTGTCCTCGTCGCCCTGCATTTCTAAGAGCTTTCCAAGATAATTCAGCTCGTCAATGGTGCTTTCCTGTATCACGGAAAGCGGCACGTCAAAGGGGTATTGCTCGGTGTTGGAAAATCCGTTAATGAAAAAATCCTGCGGGTTCTCCGCTGTAATGCCGACGCTTTTCATGGCGGCGTGAAGCTGCTCCGTGGTGGTCGGCATGGATAGCCATTCGCCGCCCGGTTGCCCGGTTTCAAAGCGGCTGCGGCTGTCGATTAAGATTGAAAATGTTTCGCTCATTTGCATTTGCTCCTTTCTTTTATGGCAGCATTGCGGAAGCTGCTTTTTTTATTGTTGCCCGGTCTGCCTTGCAGCACCCGCGCTTTCTGCCAAGATTTTAATTTTTTCAAGAGGGTTTGGGACACTTCCCAACAAGCAAAATCCCCGTCCGGCGCGTCAGCGTCGAAAGGGGATTTACGGAAAAGGGTACTCTTTTCCTATGCTTGCTACGAAACTTATTTTTTCTTCGGTATCTCTATCTTGTAGTTGACGTACTTCCCGCCCGTATCGGCTAAAACAACGGTTCCGTCGTAGGTTTTGCCTGTTTTCGGGGAATACAAGCCCTTGACATTTATCTTGCCGGATTTTAAGAGGGCGGCGGCAATCTTCGGGGTAAAGGTGACTTTCCTTTCTTCAAAGAAACGGTCATTTTTCCACATGGTAAAAGCACAATCCCGGTTAGAACAGTAGAAATTCTTCCTGCCCTCATGGACGGGAGAACCGCACCGGGGGCATTTCCCGATAGAGGGCTTTTCTTCCCCGCCCGTGAAAGCTACCTTGTCCTTGTCGGCGGTGGCGTTCTCCTTTACCAGCTCCCGCGCCATAGCTTCAATGCGCTGCATGAAGTCCCCGGCGTCGGCGGCTCCCTTTGCGATCTGCGTCAGATTGTTTTCCCATTCGGCGGTAAGCTGCGGGGAAGTGAGCATATCCGGCAGCACCGACACAAGGGCGGCTCCGTTCTGTGTGGGGATAAGCTGCTTTCCCTTGCGCTCTGCAAAGCCAGACTTCACCAGCTTTTCAATAACGGCGGCGCGGGTGGCGGGAGTGCCAAGCCCCCGGCGTTCTGCGTCCGGGTCGGTGTCCTCGTTCCCGGCGCGTTCCATTGCCGACAAAAGGGTTGCTTCGTTGTGGGGCTTTGGCGGCGTTGTGAAATGCTCCGTCACCTTTGCCGTGGGACTTTCAAAGCTCTGTCCCTCGGAAAGCTCCGGCAGGGTGTTTTCCCCGTCACTGTCTGCGTCCTCCGGGTCGGGCTTGCCTTTCAGCGTTGCCCGGTAGCGGCGTTCAAGGTCTTTCCAGCCGCCCGCAAGCACCGTCTTTCCCCGCGCCGTAAATTCTGTATCTGCGCATGAGAAAACCGCCGTGACCGCTTCAAAGATATGCGGCTCGGCGGCAGCGAAAATAAGACGCGCCCCGGCAAGGGTGAGGATATTCCTTTCACTTTCCGGCAGCGCGGCAAGGTCGGTCTTTGCAAGCTCCATAGTAGGGATAATGGCGTGGTGATCTGATACTTTGCTGCTGTCAAGTGTCCGGGAAACCTCCGGGGTAAACTCTGCGCCCTCCATAAAGGGGAGCTTGCCGGATAACATGGCAACGGTCTTTGCCGCCGTGTCCCCCATGTCGTCGGTCAGAAATGCGCTGTCTGTCCGGGGGTAGGTAAGCAGCCGCTTTTCATACAAGGTCTGCGCAAGGTCAAGGGTCTGCTTCGCCGTGTAGCCATAGATTTTATT
Coding sequences within:
- a CDS encoding DNA topoisomerase 3 — protein: MQLVIAEKPSVAASIAAALGVKEKKDGYIEGGGYLISWCVGHLVELAEAAAYGEQYKKWSYESLPILPEEWQYNVAADKGKQFSILKELMHRADVSEVVNACDAGREGELIFRFVYEVTGCNKPMRRLWISSMEDKAIKAGFADLKDGRDYDALYASALCRAKADWIIGINATRLFSCLYDKTLNVGRVQTPTLKMLVDRGEAISHFKKEKYYHVRLDLSGAEAASERISDKSRADALKAACEAGTAVCVSLTKEKKTAAPPKLFDLTSLQREANKIYGYTAKQTLDLAQTLYEKRLLTYPRTDSAFLTDDMGDTAAKTVAMLSGKLPFMEGAEFTPEVSRTLDSSKVSDHHAIIPTMELAKTDLAALPESERNILTLAGARLIFAAAEPHIFEAVTAVFSCADTEFTARGKTVLAGGWKDLERRYRATLKGKPDPEDADSDGENTLPELSEGQSFESPTAKVTEHFTTPPKPHNEATLLSAMERAGNEDTDPDAERRGLGTPATRAAVIEKLVKSGFAERKGKQLIPTQNGAALVSVLPDMLTSPQLTAEWENNLTQIAKGAADAGDFMQRIEAMARELVKENATADKDKVAFTGGEEKPSIGKCPRCGSPVHEGRKNFYCSNRDCAFTMWKNDRFFEERKVTFTPKIAAALLKSGKINVKGLYSPKTGKTYDGTVVLADTGGKYVNYKIEIPKKK